From Amycolatopsis sp. WQ 127309:
CCGCATCTACTACGGCGAGCTGTCCGCCGCGGACTCCGACTACGCCATCGTCGGCGGCACCTCGGGCAACGCGCCCGGCGAGTACGACACCGCCACCGACCGCTACACGTACAAGGGCACCGGCGGCGTCTCGATCGACAACTGGTTCAACCGCCTGGCCTTCGCCGCCGAGTACGGCGAACGGAACATCCTGTTCTCCGACGCCATCGGCGACAACTCGAAGATCATGTACAACCGCGACCCGCGTGACCGCGTCAGCAAGGTCGCGCCGTGGCTGACCCTCGACGGCGACCCGTACCCGGCGGTCGTCGACGGCAAGATCCAGTGGATCATCGACGGCTACACCACCATCAACAACTTCCCGTACTCGCAGCAGACGCAGCTCGGCGCGGCCACCAACGACTCCCTCAACGGCGTCGCCCGCCAGGGCAACAGCTCCATCAACTACATCCGGAACTCGGTCAAGGCCACGGTCGACGCCTTCAACGGCACCGTGAACCTGTATTCGATCGACGACAAGGAACCGGTCCTCAACGCCTGGGAGAAGGTCTTCCCCGGACTCGTGAAGCCCAGCTCCGCGATCTCCGAGGACCTGCGGGCCCACTTCCGCTACCCCGAAGACCTCTTCAAGATCCAGCGCGAGCTCCTGTCCCGCTACCACGTGAGCAACCCGCAGGAGTTCTACTCCCAGCAGGCCTTCTGGAGCGTCCCGCAGGACCCGACCGCGGAAGGCGGCGCCAACCCCGCCGCGGCCGGCGCCGCCAACCAGCCCGGGTACTACGTCCTCGCGGACACCCCGGGCCAGACCCAGCCGACCTTCCAGCTGACCAGCTCCCTCACCGGCCTCCAACGCCAGTACCTCGCGTCCTGGATGTCGGTGTCCTCCGACCCGGTCGACTACGGCAAGATCCGCGTCCTCCAGCTACCCAGCGCGGCCACCGGCGCCACCCAGGTCGACGGTCCGGTCCAGGTCCAGAACCGGTTCCAGAGCGATCCACGCGTCGCGCAGGACCGGACCCTGTTCAACAACCCCAACGTCATCCCGATCTACGGCAACCTGATCACGCTCCCGGTCGCCGAAGGGTTCCTCTACGTCGAACCCGTCTACATCCGGCAGCGCAACCAGAACAGCTATCCACAGCTGGCCCGCGTCCTCGTCTCCTACGGTCCCAAGGTCGGTTACGGCGCGACCCTCCAGGAAGCCCTCGACCAGGTCTTCGGCGCCGGCACCGGAGCGGCCACCACCACACCGCCCCAGTCCGGCCAGCCGACGACGACCACGCCGACCACGCCGACGACCACACCGCCCAACACCGGCGGCGGCAACGCGGCCCTCGACAAGGCCGCCGCCGACATCGAGTCGGCCATCGTCAAACTCCAAGCCGCCCAGAAATCCGGCAACTTCGCCGACCAAGGCGCGGCACTGGCCGCCCTCGACGCGGCCGCGAAGGCCTACCAGTCGGCCAAGGCACAACCGGCCACCACACCCAGCGGGACACCCAGCACCACACCCACCAGCCAGCCCGGCGGGTGAGGTCGACGTCCTAAGTGACCCTGCTTTGCGCCCCTTCGAAACCAGGGCGTAAAGTAGGGAACACGACGCGGGGTGGAGCAGCTCGGTAGCTCGCTGGGCTCATAACCCAGAGGTCGCAGGTTCAAATCCTGTCCCCGCTACGGATGCAGGAGGCCTGTGTCGACGGAGAACGTCGACCGGGCCTCCTTCGCATTTTGCCCTGGGGGTCGAACCCCCAGACCCCCGCCAGGGGGGCTTCGCCGCCCCTGGACCCCCCTTCGGGTGGTCGGGTCCTACTTCAGCCAGGCTTCTGTTTCTCCTGTTGTGTTTGCTACGTAGCCGTCTGGGCGGATCAGAGCCCTGGTTACGTCTGGCCAGGGGAGTTTGTCCACTGCGGCCACCTTGATTTCTGGGTGGGGGGTTTCTGTTGGGGTTGTTGTCAGTAGGACGAACTTTCCTTTGTGGAACCAGTCGCTTGCTTTGCCCGTCTTGGTTTTGAAGTCTGGTAGGCGGGTTCCTGTTGCCGGGTGGGCGTTTTCGTCCGTCTTGTAGGTGATGCTCAGGCCTGATACCAAGCCTGACAAGTAGTGCTGGGCTTGTGGGAGTTCGGACATTGCTCGGAAGACTGTTCGTAGCGCCAACAGTTCTGGGGTCGAGGGGATCAGGGCTGACTGGGCCGCTACGTTTTGTACTACCGCCTCTGCTACTGGGCGGCGCTCTTGTTCGTAGGTGTCCAGTAGGTCTTTGTGGCCGGTGCCTTTCAGGGTTGCTGCTAGTTTCCAGCCCAGGTTCATGGCGTCTTGGACGCCTAGGTTGAGGCCCTGGCCTCCGGCTGGGAAGTGTGTGTGGGCTGCGTCGCCTGCCAGGAGTGCACGGCCTACCCGGTACTTTGCGGCCAGTCTCGAGTCGTCTCCGAAGCGGGATGCCCAGCGGATCTCTTCGACCTTCGTCTCCGCGCCGTACGTCTTGGTGATCACGTCGCGGACCTCTTCGTCCGTCACCTCCGCTCGGAGGTTCGCCGGGCGGTTCAGGCGGTCTCCGTAGGCCAGGCGGTACAGGTTCGGTTCCGACAGCGGGATCAGGCCCGTGTACTTGCCGATGCCGTCCGTGGTGACGATGTTGCGCATCGAACGCCACTCGCTCTGGGCTCCTGCCGGGGTGGCCGCGAACCGGACGTCCGCCACCACGCCGTGGCCGCGGCCGTCGATCCCTTCGAACGGGAGGTTCAGCGCTTTGCGGACCGCGCTTCGGCCGCCGTCGCAGCCCACCAGGTAGGACGCCCGGATCCGGGTCGTCGTGGTGGTGACCGTGACGGCCTCTTCGTCCTGGGTGAACTCCTTCAGCTCCTGGCCTCTGAGGACCTTCACGCCCTGCTCCGCCAAGCGCTCCTCCAGGGCGGCTTCCACTTGGGCCTGGGGGATGCCCAGCTGGTACGGGTGGCGCGTGTCCCAGCCGGCGTAGCTCACCGGGATCATCGCGAAGTGGCCTTCGCCCACCGTCGCGAACGACCGCCGCTCCGCCCGGCCCAGCAGGCCGCGCAGGTCCAGCACCTCCGCGGTGCGCGGCTGGAGGTTCAGGGCCTTCGACAACCCTGTCCGCTCCGCCAGGCGCTCCAGCACCACGACGTCCACTCCGGCCAGTGCCAGCTCGTTCGCCAGCATCAGCCCGGTCGGTCCCGCCCCGGCGACGACCACCGCTGTCGTCAGCTCGTCCATGAGATCCCCTTAACAACGTTAAATTGACGTGCCCCGAGGATGCCCTTAACATCGTTAAGCTGTCAAGTTCGGACACTGAGGAGATCGTGGACATGGCCCTGACCAGGCGGGATATCGCCCGTGCCGGGCTCAGGCTGCTCAACGAGGTCGGCCTGAACGGCCTCACGCTGCGGCTCATCGCCACCGAGCTCGGCGTCAAGGCGCCGGCGCTCTACTGGCACCTGAAGAACAAGCAGGAGCTGCTCGACGAGATGGCGACGCAGATGTACGCCGACGCCGACCGGGAGCCGCCGGAGCCGCTGGGGGAGTGGGAGACCGTCGCCTACCGGGCCCGGGCGGCGCGCCGGATGATGCTGGCCTACCGCGACGGCGGGAAGGTCTTCGCCGGGACCTACCTCGGCGACCTGAGCCTGGTCGGCGAGCACGCGTTCCGCCGGAGCATCGACGCCGGGCTGGACGCGCGGCGGGCGGACCAGGTGCTCTTCACCGTCTACAGCTTCGTCGTCGGGTTCACCATCGAAGAGCAGGCCGTCTACCCGATGCCGGGGCAGCTGGACGAGCGCTACCGGGGCGCGCCCGGCGGCTCGGTGCTCACCGACGTCGACGCGCGGTTCGAGGACGGCCTGGAGATCGTCCTCGGCGGCGCCTGCGGCTGGCTCGGGCTGGCATAACGCCTGGTCAGCGAGTTTTAGGACCCCCCTGTAAACGCCTCGAACGCGCCGTGTAATCTTTCTCAAGTACCACAACGGCGCGGGGTGGAGCAGCTCGGTAGCTCGCTGGGCTCATAACCCAGAGGTCGCAGGTTCAAATCCTGTCCCCGCTACCACCAGGAGGCGCGTTCTCGGGAAACCGGGAACGCGCCTCTTTTTGTCATGTTCGTACGACTTTCGCCGCCGACTTTTCCGTGAAACTGTCGAATCGCTACGGATTCCGTCAGCCGGGCTCTCGTGCCCGATGGTTGCGGTGCGTGTCCACTGTGGGCCAAGCGGGGACGGCCGCCCGGCGAACTCACCTGCCTGGTGGTTGTCACCACCGTCCGGATGCGGCTGGTCGGACCAATGCGTGGTCACCGTGGTTGCGCTGCGTGTCCGGGGTCCACTGTGGACCAGAGCGGATTGGGCCGAACGAGGGGATCTCACTAGCCACAATGGACAGATCCGCTGACCACTGTGGACACAGGCGACGATAAGTGGGAATGTAGAGGACGTGTCCGAATTGAATGCAACAGCCGCCGCCCTGCTCGGTCTGCTCCACGACGGTCCCGCCACCGGCGGGCAGCTCGTCGCGGGCGCCGGTGAGCGCTTCGGTGCCTTCTTCAGCGTCACCCGCAGCCAGGTGTACCGGGAGCTCCCGGCGCTGTCCAAGGAAGGTCTCGTCCGGCTCGGCAAGCAGGGCCCGCGCTCCAGTCAGCAGTACCTGATCACCGCCGCCGGCAAGAAGGCCTTCAAGACCTGGCTGACGTCCGAGGCCGGTCCCGACCACCTGCGCAGCCCGCTGATCCTGCGGCTCGTGCACGCCGGTTCGCTGACGGCCAAGCAGCGCGGGTCGCTGCTCGAGTCGGCGCGCACCAGCTACGGCCAGCAGCTCGACGACGCGAAGACGGCCACGAAGTCGGCCGAAGGGCCCTACGAAAAGGCCGTCGCCGAGTTCGCTCAGGCTCAGGCCAAGGCCGCCCTGAAGCTGCTCGACGCCATCCCGTCGGCCTGAGGTCGACCCCGCCCACGACCGGTGCTCGCGACCGGTCGTGGGTTTTGCCGTAACCTCGACAAACGTGAGTGATGAGTTCGACGCGGCATTGAAGGACCTGACCGGCAAGCTGACGCAGATCGAGTCGGTGATGGACCTCGACGCGTTGCGCGCGCAGGTGGCCGACCTGGAGCAGCAGGCTTCGAGCCCCAACCTCTGGGACGACCCCGAAGCGGCGCAGAAGGTGACCAGCCAGCTCTCCCACCGGCAGAGCGAGCTGCGGCGGGTCAACGACCTGCGCCAGCGGCTCGACGACCTGGGCGTGCTGTACGAGCTCGCCGGCGACGAGGGCGACGCCGGCAGCATGGGCGAGGCCGAGGGCGAGCTGACCGAGCTGGGCAAGGCCATCGACGGCCTCGAGGTCCGCACCCTGCTCTCCGGCGAGTACGACGACCGCAACGCCGTCGTCACCATCCGGTCCGAGGCCGGCGGCGTCGACGCCGCGGACTTCGCCGAGATGCTGCTCCGGATGTACATGCGCTGGGCCGAGCGCCACGGCTACCCGACCAACGTCTACGACATCTCCTACGCCGAAGAGGCGGGCATCAAGTCGGCGACGTTCACCGTGACCGCCCCCTACGTCTACGGCACCCTCTCGGTCGAGCAGGGCACCCACCGGCTCGTCCGGATCTCGCCGTTCGACAACCAGGGCCGCCGCCAGACGTCGTTCGCGCACGTCGAGGTGCTGCCCGAGGTCGAAGAGGTCGACCACGTCGACATCGCGGAGAAGGACATCCGCGTCGACGTCTACCGCTCGTCCGGCCCCGGCGGCCAGAGCGTCAACACGACCGACTCCGCGGTGCGCATCACGCACCTGCCGACCGGCATCGTCGTCTCCTGCCAGAACGAGAAGTCGCAGCTGCAGAACAAGGCCGCCGCGCTCAAGGTCCTCCAGGCCCGGCTGATGCTGCGCAAGAAGGAAGAAGAGCGCGCCGAGATGGACGCGCTCAAGGACGGCGGCTCCAGCTGGGGCAACCAGATGCGCTCCTACGTGCTGCACCCGTACCAGATGGTCAAGGACCTGCGGACCGAGTTCGAGGTCGGCAACCCGTCCGCGGTGCTCGACGGCGAGATCGACGGTTTCCTCGACGCCGGCATCCGCTGGCGGAAGCAGTCCGCGGCCGTTTAACGGTGCAAGGGGTGTTCGCGTGACCGCTCACAGGGGCTTTCCGGGGGTCCGGGTGGCGGAGCCCCCGGCGTGGGGCGTGGGGTACGACCCCACTACGCACAGTGCGCAAACGCCCCTTGCTCCACCCGGGTGGCCCGGGCAACCGGGGCTTCACGAGACCGGTGGGTAGTATGCCGAATCGTGATCCGGCTCGAAGAGGTTTCCAAGGTCTACAAGACCTCGACGCGGCCCGCGCTCGAGCGGGTGTCCGTCGACATCGAAAAGGGTGAGTTCGTCTTCCTGATCGGTCCCTCGGGATCGGGGAAGTCGACCTTCCTCCGGTTGCTGCTGCGCGAAGAGACGCCGAGCAAGGGTCGCGTGGTGGTGTCCAACTTCGACGTCGCCAAGCTGGCCCGCCGCCGGGTTCCCCGCCTGCGGCAGACCATCGGCTGCGTGTTCCAGGACTTCCGCCTGCTGGCCAACAAGACCGTCGCCGAGAACGTCGCGTTCGCCCTCGAGGTCATCGGCAAGCCCGGCCCGACCATCAAGAAGGTCGTCCCCGAGGTGCTGGAGCTCGTCGGCCTCGACGGCAAGGCGGACCGGCTGCCCAACGAGCTTTCCGGTGGTGAGCAACAGCGCGTGGCGATCGCTCGCGCGTTCGTGAACCGGCCGCTGGTGCTGCTCGCCGACGAGCCGACCGGGAACCTGGACCCCGACACCAGTCAGGACATCATGCTGCTGCTGGAGCGGATCAACCGCACCGGCACGACCGTCCTGATGGCGACCCACGACCACGGCATCGTCGACTCCATGCGGCGCCGCGTCGTCGAGCTGCAGCTCGGCCGGGTGGTCCGCGACGACGCCCGCGGCGTCTACGGCATCGGCCGCTGACCGCCCACCCCCGCACGCCCCCGACCCCAAGGACCTGCACCCGACATGCGCGCCAGTTTCGTCTTCAGTGAGGTAATCACCGGCCTGCGCCGGAACATCACGATGACCATCGCGATGATGCTGACCACGGCCGTGTCGCTCGCCATGCTCGGCGGCGGCCTGCTGGCCGTGCGGACGATCGACAAGATGAAGTCCAACTTCCTCGCCGACGTCGAGGTTTCGGTCTACCTCACCGACGACATCAGCGCGAACGACAAGAACTGCACCCAGTCGCTGTGCGAGTCGCTGCGCTCGGACCTGCAGGGCAACGACGGCGTCGAGTCGGTCGTGTTCGAGAACCGCGACCAGGCCTTCGACCGGTTCAAGAAGATCTTCGAGAGCCAGCCCGAGCTGGTCGCCCTCACCGGCCCCGAGTCGCTGCCCGCGTCACTGCACGTGAAGCTGAAGGACCCGGACCGCAGCGAGTCGATCGTGCAGGCCTACAGCACCAAGCCGGGCGTGCGGAAGGTCGACGACCAGAAGAAGTTCCTCGACCGCGTGTTCAACGCCTTCAACGGTGTCCGGAACATGGCCTTCGGCGCGGCGCTCATCATGGCCATCGCCGCCCTGCTGCTGATCGCCAACACGATCCAGGTGTCCGCGTTCACGCGGCGCACGGAGGTCGGCATCATGCGGCTCGTCGGCGCGACGCGGTGGTACACGCAGCTGCCGTTCCTCCTGGAGGCGGTGGTCGCCGGCGCGGTCGGCGCGATCCTCGGGATCATCATGCTGATCATCACCAAGGCCGGCTTCCTGGACTCGGTGTTCACCGGCGACGTGTTCCCGAAGATCACCATGCTGGAACTGCTGTTCCCGGTCGCGCCGATCCTGCTCGGGGTGTCCGTGCTGATCTCCGCCCTCACCGGTTACGTGACGCTGCGCCTGTACGTCCGGCACTAGCGCGTCCGTCCGAAAAGGCAGCTGCTTGTTGCCCAGGTCATCACGTAGAGTGGTCGTATGCCCAAGGAACTTGGCCAGAAGGTGATCGTGTCGAACCGCAAGGCTCGGCACGATTACTCCATCCTCGACACCTACGAGTGCGGTCTCGTGCTCGTCGGCACCGAGGTCAAGAGCCTGCGCGAGGGCAAGGCGTCGCTGGCCGACGCGTTCGCGACCGTCGACGACGGCGAGGTCTGGCTGCGCAACGTGCACATCCCGGAGTACACGCAGGGCACGTGGACCAACCACACGCCGCGACGCACCCGGAAGCTGCTGCTGCACCGCCGCGAGATCGAGAAGCTCATCGGCAAGACCAAGGAGAGCGGGCTCTCGCTGGTGCCGCTGTCGATGTACTTCAAGGATGGCAAGGTCAAGGTCGAGATCGCCCTCGCGAAGGGCAAGAAGGCCTACGACAAGCGGCAAACACTCGCCAAGCGCGACGCGGAGCGGGACATCAGCAAGGCCATGGGCCGCGCGCTGAAGGGCCGGTTCACGGAGTGACGGCCGGGCCCGCCGACGACGCCGACGTCGCGCGCTGGACGGCGTCGCTCGGCCTGCCGGGCCTGGTCGACCTGCACGTCCACTTCCTGCCGAAACCGGTGATGGACAAGGTCTGGGCGTACTTCGACCGGGCCACGACGCACTACGGCACCGAGTGGCCGGTGCACTACCGCACCGACGAGCAGGACCGGATCGCCACCCTGAAGACGCTGGGGGTCCAGCGGTTCGCGCCGCTGGTCTACCCGCACAAGCCGGGGATGGCGCAGTGGCTGACGGAGTGGGCGCTCGAGTTCGCGTCGCGCGTCCCGGACGCGGTACCGACCGGCACGTTCTACCCGGAGCCGGGCGCGGGGTCCGCTGTGGACGGTGCGCTGCGGGCGGGTGCGCAGGTGTTCAAGGCGCACGTCCAGGTCGGCGCGTACGACCCGCGTGACGAGCACCTGACGCCGGTGTGGGGCGCGCTGGCCGACGCGGGCGTGCCGGTGGTCGTCCACTGTGGACACGGTCCGTTGCGGGGCGACTTCACCGGGTTGCAGGTCTTCGAAGAGGTGCTGGCGCGGCACCCGCGGCTGACGGCGGTGCTCGCGCACGCGGCGATGCCGGAGTTCGGCGCCGCGTTCGAGCTGCTCGCCAAGTACCCGCGGGTGCACCTCGACACCACGATGGTCGGCGTGCCGTTCGCCCAGGCGATGTCGCCGCTGCCGGCGGACTGGACGTCGCGGCTGGCGGACGTCGCCGACCGC
This genomic window contains:
- a CDS encoding FAD-dependent monooxygenase yields the protein MDELTTAVVVAGAGPTGLMLANELALAGVDVVVLERLAERTGLSKALNLQPRTAEVLDLRGLLGRAERRSFATVGEGHFAMIPVSYAGWDTRHPYQLGIPQAQVEAALEERLAEQGVKVLRGQELKEFTQDEEAVTVTTTTTRIRASYLVGCDGGRSAVRKALNLPFEGIDGRGHGVVADVRFAATPAGAQSEWRSMRNIVTTDGIGKYTGLIPLSEPNLYRLAYGDRLNRPANLRAEVTDEEVRDVITKTYGAETKVEEIRWASRFGDDSRLAAKYRVGRALLAGDAAHTHFPAGGQGLNLGVQDAMNLGWKLAATLKGTGHKDLLDTYEQERRPVAEAVVQNVAAQSALIPSTPELLALRTVFRAMSELPQAQHYLSGLVSGLSITYKTDENAHPATGTRLPDFKTKTGKASDWFHKGKFVLLTTTPTETPHPEIKVAAVDKLPWPDVTRALIRPDGYVANTTGETEAWLK
- the smpB gene encoding SsrA-binding protein SmpB, whose protein sequence is MPKELGQKVIVSNRKARHDYSILDTYECGLVLVGTEVKSLREGKASLADAFATVDDGEVWLRNVHIPEYTQGTWTNHTPRRTRKLLLHRREIEKLIGKTKESGLSLVPLSMYFKDGKVKVEIALAKGKKAYDKRQTLAKRDAERDISKAMGRALKGRFTE
- the ftsE gene encoding cell division ATP-binding protein FtsE, with translation MIRLEEVSKVYKTSTRPALERVSVDIEKGEFVFLIGPSGSGKSTFLRLLLREETPSKGRVVVSNFDVAKLARRRVPRLRQTIGCVFQDFRLLANKTVAENVAFALEVIGKPGPTIKKVVPEVLELVGLDGKADRLPNELSGGEQQRVAIARAFVNRPLVLLADEPTGNLDPDTSQDIMLLLERINRTGTTVLMATHDHGIVDSMRRRVVELQLGRVVRDDARGVYGIGR
- a CDS encoding UPF0182 family protein, whose amino-acid sequence is MATRPPVSLPKLSRRSRILLIIAAVIVLALLLGARLLDTYVDWLWFGEVGARSVFTTQVVTRVVLFFAVGLLVGGALAISLMIAYRTRPVFVPISGADDPLARYRSAIVARIRLFGIGIPVLTGLIAGLSAQSDWQVVQLFLNGTSFGQTDPEFGNDIGFYAFDLPFFNWLLGWLFITVVISFFGALISHYVFGGIRLAGKGGQLAGPTRAQLAITVGLFVLLKAAEYFVDRYNLLLSDRGAPLFIGATYTDLNAVLPAKLILLCISVICAIAFFAGAFLRNLQLPAIALVLLILSSILVGVAWPAILDQFSVKPNANEKEATSIQRNMDATRKAFGLTDVQYQQYSGKSDATASEVKSDTGTMSNIRLLDPNVLSDTFTQRVGRENFYGFPAKLDIDRYTVGGTTQDYIVAAKEIKTEGLTGNQTSWINKHLVYTHGNGFVAAPANTIDRAVKDANSDGGYPIATTSDTQNPTGAGANGGAPGIEVKEPRIYYGELSAADSDYAIVGGTSGNAPGEYDTATDRYTYKGTGGVSIDNWFNRLAFAAEYGERNILFSDAIGDNSKIMYNRDPRDRVSKVAPWLTLDGDPYPAVVDGKIQWIIDGYTTINNFPYSQQTQLGAATNDSLNGVARQGNSSINYIRNSVKATVDAFNGTVNLYSIDDKEPVLNAWEKVFPGLVKPSSAISEDLRAHFRYPEDLFKIQRELLSRYHVSNPQEFYSQQAFWSVPQDPTAEGGANPAAAGAANQPGYYVLADTPGQTQPTFQLTSSLTGLQRQYLASWMSVSSDPVDYGKIRVLQLPSAATGATQVDGPVQVQNRFQSDPRVAQDRTLFNNPNVIPIYGNLITLPVAEGFLYVEPVYIRQRNQNSYPQLARVLVSYGPKVGYGATLQEALDQVFGAGTGAATTTPPQSGQPTTTTPTTPTTTPPNTGGGNAALDKAAADIESAIVKLQAAQKSGNFADQGAALAALDAAAKAYQSAKAQPATTPSGTPSTTPTSQPGG
- a CDS encoding amidohydrolase family protein translates to MTAGPADDADVARWTASLGLPGLVDLHVHFLPKPVMDKVWAYFDRATTHYGTEWPVHYRTDEQDRIATLKTLGVQRFAPLVYPHKPGMAQWLTEWALEFASRVPDAVPTGTFYPEPGAGSAVDGALRAGAQVFKAHVQVGAYDPRDEHLTPVWGALADAGVPVVVHCGHGPLRGDFTGLQVFEEVLARHPRLTAVLAHAAMPEFGAAFELLAKYPRVHLDTTMVGVPFAQAMSPLPADWTSRLADVADRVVLGTDFPNIPYSYATQLQAIAGWAADDRLGEPFLRAVLHDTPLRLLNA
- the prfB gene encoding peptide chain release factor 2, which gives rise to MSDEFDAALKDLTGKLTQIESVMDLDALRAQVADLEQQASSPNLWDDPEAAQKVTSQLSHRQSELRRVNDLRQRLDDLGVLYELAGDEGDAGSMGEAEGELTELGKAIDGLEVRTLLSGEYDDRNAVVTIRSEAGGVDAADFAEMLLRMYMRWAERHGYPTNVYDISYAEEAGIKSATFTVTAPYVYGTLSVEQGTHRLVRISPFDNQGRRQTSFAHVEVLPEVEEVDHVDIAEKDIRVDVYRSSGPGGQSVNTTDSAVRITHLPTGIVVSCQNEKSQLQNKAAALKVLQARLMLRKKEEERAEMDALKDGGSSWGNQMRSYVLHPYQMVKDLRTEFEVGNPSAVLDGEIDGFLDAGIRWRKQSAAV
- the ftsX gene encoding permease-like cell division protein FtsX, giving the protein MRASFVFSEVITGLRRNITMTIAMMLTTAVSLAMLGGGLLAVRTIDKMKSNFLADVEVSVYLTDDISANDKNCTQSLCESLRSDLQGNDGVESVVFENRDQAFDRFKKIFESQPELVALTGPESLPASLHVKLKDPDRSESIVQAYSTKPGVRKVDDQKKFLDRVFNAFNGVRNMAFGAALIMAIAALLLIANTIQVSAFTRRTEVGIMRLVGATRWYTQLPFLLEAVVAGAVGAILGIIMLIITKAGFLDSVFTGDVFPKITMLELLFPVAPILLGVSVLISALTGYVTLRLYVRH
- a CDS encoding TetR/AcrR family transcriptional regulator C-terminal domain-containing protein, which produces MALTRRDIARAGLRLLNEVGLNGLTLRLIATELGVKAPALYWHLKNKQELLDEMATQMYADADREPPEPLGEWETVAYRARAARRMMLAYRDGGKVFAGTYLGDLSLVGEHAFRRSIDAGLDARRADQVLFTVYSFVVGFTIEEQAVYPMPGQLDERYRGAPGGSVLTDVDARFEDGLEIVLGGACGWLGLA
- a CDS encoding PadR family transcriptional regulator — translated: MSELNATAAALLGLLHDGPATGGQLVAGAGERFGAFFSVTRSQVYRELPALSKEGLVRLGKQGPRSSQQYLITAAGKKAFKTWLTSEAGPDHLRSPLILRLVHAGSLTAKQRGSLLESARTSYGQQLDDAKTATKSAEGPYEKAVAEFAQAQAKAALKLLDAIPSA